From a single Toxoplasma gondii ME49 chromosome II, whole genome shotgun sequence genomic region:
- a CDS encoding dense-granule antigen DG32 (encoded by transcript TGME49_222170), with product MKSGSCPFTFSPTLSHPLEIAWRARPLQWPEIERQPEPAAPCGALYPASRVLSFSPTMRAIRSVVGLPVMGAAVFLGLLSGELPNSSVLPVPEVASTPFLLSVAADGDGGKNYAEVAKVEALTNMISTPIELFVKDVWQQLFHKSGKPVWENMLFKFGSMIRHRAAHKATLVIMWELRHFLYGTAKVNPSAWKKLETKFETYLREWWMTVPEDPWAALHAGAWKSLLKLYNEDLEPLLRGSPKLKDLESILFDSKLATIRRWTDEAHIEVMKGRTSNMVPRLEALSAKMAVKQKAMQGKQ from the exons ATGAAATCGGGCAGTTGCCCTTTCACGTTTTCGCCCACTCTTTCTCACCCTCTTGAAATAGCCTGGCGAGCTCGTCCACTTCAGTGGCCGGAAATCGAACGCCAGCCCGAACCAGCTGCTCCCTGTGGCGCGTTGTATCCCGCATCTCGCGTTCTGTCCTTTTCACCCACGATGCGAGCGATTCGTTCCGTTGTCGGCCTTCCCGTTATGGGGGCTGCAGTTTTCTTGGGACTTCTCAGCGGAGAACTGCCCAACTCCTCCGTGTTGCCCGTCCCCGAGGTGGCGAGCACCCCCTTCCTCCTCAGCGTCGCCGCTGACGGCGATGGCGGCAAAAACTATGCGGAAGTCGCCAAGGTGGAAGCGTTGACAAATATGATCAGCACTCCCATTGAGCTCTTCGTGAAGGACGTCTGGCAACAGCTGTTCCATAAATCTGGCAAGCCCGTGTGGGAAAACATGTTGTTCAAA TTCGGCAGTATGATCCGACACCGCGCCGCACACAAGGCCACTCTCGTGATTATGTGGGAACTGAGGCACTTCCTGTATGGCACTGCCAAAGTGAACCCCTCGGCGTGGAAGAAGTTGGAGACCAAGTTCGAGACCTATTTGCGTGAGTGGTGGATGACTGTCCCTGAGGACCCATGGGctgcactgcatgcaggggcGTGGAAGTCGCTCCTCAAGCTGTACAACGAAGACCTGGAGCCGCTTCTGAGAGGCAGCCCGAAGCTGAAGGACCTGGAGAGTATCCTGTTCGACTCGAAGCTGGCGACGATCCGCAGATGGACCGACGAGGCCCACATCGAAGTGATGAAGGGCCGGACTTCTAACATGGTTCCTCGGCTTGAGGCCCTGAGTGCGAAGATGGCCGTGAAGCAGAAGGCCATGCAGGGCAAGCAGTGA
- a CDS encoding hypothetical protein (encoded by transcript TGME49_222180): MHWRFRAPVLDLRGLLASLSPRKLVEGKHGGRYVPSCLSRGLALRGNVPPLESRNAQVSRGSNVAEDGHEQQRDSCASAGRIEFVSFPSASAQRQAAVSPAFFRLSCPRCMWHRGTLSLLCSSCRYVVRKWHVPILGVDCNANPRHKQALSVPAPRSRGIPKHLYPFLVGKQYPRHPRWRQAFTHRSRMGKYKPQVARNG; encoded by the coding sequence ATGCACTGGCGGTTTCGCGCTCCCGTCCTCGATTTGAGGGGCTTGCTagcgtcgctgtctccccgcAAACTCGTAGAAGGGAAGCATGGGGGACGCTATGTGccctcttgtctttctcggGGATTGGCACTGCGCGGGAATGTGCCACCTCTAGAgtcgagaaacgcgcagGTATCCCGCGGTTCTAATGTGGCGGAAGACGGACACGAGCAACAGAGAGATTCGTGTGCATCTGCTGGGCGTATCGAGTTTGTTTCTttcccctctgcttctgcgcagAGACAAGCTGCTGTTTCTCCCGCCTTTTTTCGACTGTCCTGCCCCCGCTGTATGTGGCACAGAGGCACACTCAGTCTGCTCTGTAGTAGTTGCCGCTATGTAGTTCGTAAGTGGCACGTTCCGATACTGGGTGTGGACTGCAATGCCAATCCTCGCCACAAACAAGCTCTCAGTGTGCCGGCGCCTCGCAGCAGAGGCATTCCTAAACACCTGTATCCATTTCTTGTAGGCAAACAGTATCCACGACATCCACGCTGGCGCCAAGCCTTCACGCATCGCAGTCGCATGGGCAAATACAAACCGCAGGTGGCACGAAACGGATAA
- a CDS encoding hypothetical protein (encoded by transcript TGME49_222188), giving the protein MANGEGNILTGGPVSKGLSKARFVVPTIRLGIFLVTASLFFTEHEDAWTTNAAPASRLHFEGVSNADASDGKPVSPEDEEIPEGERMLTVPAVGKELSEIHDKEKDAAMASLRSSLMKLLLDSNSEGSETHGAPRFSTELNAPAPLKAEKNEKHRSHRADNARVWSAGAEWFRDVAKQAANSLVSMFENGFREGLKKQKPAQQQKRSCQATKLEGRTPSAANGDSPVRTFGYPHFDEESGVTVLQARIPLSTVNGFLAPVHVGAEDYYVQGTYDELVAFFDCFSDYEVIASKMLPNGHWTTEEGHGPLYVQVQNSRQGVLSPVGPPAQLLFRYGVHSLKKAMRVALTLHGFVPGSFDDVQQMAAMVTVLGEFLPGSTPDEVIDLCVQLAQTSDKRKQAALIVETIEKALARKRLDSTIGWEDTDTVDLTAPLTVMLTSYPRPCHGVRATLALSTNRIRLGELKDKFAILFEKSLLGRTLEAMQGAS; this is encoded by the coding sequence ATGGCGAACGGAGAAGGCAACATACTGACAGGTGGCCCTGTCTCAAAAGGCTTGTCGAAGGCCAGATTTGTGGTGCCGACGATCCGTCTCGGGATTTTTCTGGTCACAGCTTCCTTGTTCTTCACCGAACACGAAGATGCGTGGACAACAAACGCAGCTCCAGCTTCAAGACTGCACTTTGAGGGCGTCTCGAACGCCGACGCGTCAGACGGAAAACCTGTTTCTccggaagacgaggaaatcCCCGAAGGGGAGCGCATGTTGACGGTGCCTGCTGTCGGGAAGGAACTGTCGGAAATCCACGACAAAGAAAAGGATGCGGCAATGGCGTCTTTGAGAAGCAGTTTGATGAAATTGTTACTGGATTCGAACTCCGAGGGCAGCGAAACGCACGGCGCTCCGCGCTTTTCGACTGAGCTGAACGCGCCGGCGCCCCTCAAAGCCGAGAAAAATGAAAAACACCGTTCACACAGGGCAGACAATGCACGGGTGTGGTCCGCAGGCGCGGAGTGGTTTCGCGACGTGGCGAAGCAGGCAGCGAACTCTCTTGTGTCGATGTTTGAGAACGGCTTTCGCGAGgggctgaagaagcagaagccggCACAACAGCAGAAGCGTTCGTGCCAGGCGACGAAGCTCGAAGGGCGTACCCCGAGTGCTGCAAACGGGGACTCTCCCGTACGGACCTTCGGATACCCTCACTTCGACGAAGAGAGTGGAGTCACGGTTCTGCAGGCAAGAATCCCTCTGTCGACCGTCAACGGGTTCCTCGCGCCAGTCCATGTTGGTGCCGAGGACTACTACGTCCAAGGTACGTACGACGAACTCGTCGCGTTCTTCGACTGCTTCAGCGACTACGAAGTGATCGCCTCCAAAATGCTCCCGAATGGCCACTggacaacagaagaaggccaCGGCCCGCTGTACGTACAAGTCCAGAACTCGCGTCAGGGCGTGCTGTCGCCGGTCGGCCCGCCGGCGCAACTTCTGTTTCGGTACGGAGTCCACAGCTTGAAAAAAGCCATGCGAGTGGCCTTGACACTCCATGGATTCGTGCCTGGATCGTTTGACGACGTTCAGCAAATGGCGGCAATGGTGACGGTGCTTGGAGAGTTCCTGCCCGGCTCTACGCCCGATGAAGTCATCGATCTCTGTGTCCAGCTCGCACAAACGTCCGACAAACGCAAGCAGGCGGCTCTCATTGTAGAAACAATTGAAAAAGCTCTTGCGCGAAAACGCCTCGACTCGACAATCGGATGGGAGGACACTGACACCGTCGACCTCACAGCTCCTCTCACTGTGATGCTCACCAGCTACCCTCGACCATGTCACGGCGTTCGAGCGACTCTCGCGCTCTCAACGAACAGAATTCGACTGGGTGAACTCAAAGACAAGTTCGCGATCCTCTTCGAGAAAAGTCTTCTAGGACGCACCCTCGAGGCAATGCAAGGCGCTTCTTAA